ATTATAATTCACAATTAAGTACAATTTTAAGTGGACGAATATAATCATCGTTCATTACTATATAATAACCTATCAATTAGTCATTCACGTGATTTAACTACACACCAATTTTCATGATGATCGTGCACGCCGATATAAAAGGACATAAAGAAAATCAGATAGACAAAAAATGATAGAATTGTTGtcagtttatataaaaaaatcacaaaatagtaAATACAGAGTTATATAGTAGTAGGTACATATAGAAATTAGAATAGTAAAAAATTTTgcttacaaataattataagtattaatttacacaGTTATACAGACCTAAGGAATGTcgggttcaaagcatagtatacccataaAGGTTCACCGTGTATAGTAGTATTGAATAAGATGGATATagataaatagattattttttctTAGCCATTTAACACACCTCTCGATAGTCCCTTGTGTAAGCTGTATAGAGTTAACACTGTACTTAACAAATAACGTATTCccgatttttttctttgtgATGAATATGAAACCTAGTTAAACCAAGAACCACAAACGTAAGTATACTAATTACTCACTTATTTCGGCTTGATAACACCCGGTCCTGGGAAATGGTCAATGTTCTTTTTGTCTTTAAGAATTATAAATCCGAAATTCCGGATTACATAAAAGATCATTATGCGAAATGTAGTTTTGGAAGATTATCAATAAGCAACCAAGAAACTGCTAAAATTCGGCAAGATATATCAATAAGTTTAAAGTGtgcttattaaatttaaaataaataaaagatactcaaaatatattatatgtaccttGTACTCTTTGTGTACGTAGGTACTAGGTTAGGTATTTCACAGTTTTGGTTACTCATATTGTCGTCGCGCTGTGTAATTGAGGTAGACTTATTAAGTAACTACTTTTTACAAGGTATTTTATTGCCACGCCAATATCTATTAGTACTAACTGGAGTTATTAATTGTATCTAATAAATATCTGAGTAGGTACATCGTCATTTCTCGTAAATCATTTGCTCAAAGACACTGGCATAGCCTGGTAACAAGATTCATCTTTATGTTTATAGAAGTCCGAATTCAGCTTTAGAGGTGTGTCATCCTTGGGCGTTTCTTTAAAGATATTTACAAAAGCGTTTGATAAACCGTATCTCCACATTGCTATAGTTGGCAAATATTCAGCCAAAAAAAGGAGAACTTTATAATAACAGTTGATTAAAGCTCTCCCAATGAAAGTGGAATAAAACGCCAAAGCCATTTGGATAAATGCCAGGTGGAATTTTGATATCAACGGTAATTGTTTGTAGGCAGGCGAGTTCTCCACAGTTGCGAAGTCTTTCATAAACAGACGATACGAATTGTTCTGTTTAGATATTAGGCCACATTTTTGAACTAACTCATTTGCATCGACACCTGCAacgaacaatattttattagcatttttattattttttgagcaaaatgtcaaaataatgtaaaagtaAGCCAAACATCAAATTCGATGTAAACCGCGTTCAGTTGTTTGTTAACTTCCCGCTtgacaattttaaaaaattgggAGTTTTATTGGTTTTTCCCCGTTATTTGAAAATCGAGTTTTCGTCAGATTTTTatgcttccctgactattcgcGCGATGGTGTTCGTACGTctgtatatatgtaaaccttttATAACCGCTTCTCTGAGTCACTTTTGATTGTATagttatttgttaatgttaataatctatTACAACTtcacaatattttcatataaaaaaattcgaGATCATCCTAAAACTTTctaaaacattttcatttgatgaGAATAAGGCTTACATTTGAAAAGATTCCAAATAATTCTAGAAATCtttagatcattctagaattttcttgCACAGtgttaatattaatgattatCACACATTTAACATTTATATCACATGTTTCAACCCCCGTATCTTCTACACCCTTATAGGTATCAACTTGCAGCCACCATAGTCCACGATGGGAGGCTTGTACCTATTGCAATATAAAAACTGTGCGTCTGCGACGTGCAgtttacatacataatactatAACGCTGTTTCAGCTGCCGTGCTGATGCTATTTTATATTGGTGATTACAAACGCTCACATGGAAAACCAGATCTTATAAACACAATGTAATAATCAGGTATTTCATACAGTGAGCTAACTCTGTGACTAGCCGGAGCAACGATGGGATGCAGTATGAAGGAAAGAGAGGCATCCACCTCCCGCCCGCGGCGTCCTCGTACCGGCTCGTTGAATTGCGTCTCGGTACACGTATTTAGGGCTTAGGCATGTCACGTAGAAATCAGTTGCGCGTGTTTTTGTGTTCTCATGACATGATTTTATTACTTAGTTAAATTTTCATCAATGCTGTAAATTGCTGTGCGTCAacatctaatattatatatttttagaacaTAAACCGAAGACTAGACGTCGAAACAGCGCTGTAACTTATAAGTATAAAGCGGCGGAACAAAGGAGTTACCCACTAATTGTATATTTATCACATAAATGTCTGAGAATGTAGTATATaaatatcttattataataaattgtaataatggaGCTAGAATAGAACATCAGGCCTTACAGCCAAGcatttcaaatacttttatttttattattttgaatggtaggtaattttagtttttaagatGATGGGCTCCTAAAACGCTTTAGAATATTTGAATAAACACTTGGGTACAATTGAGGTAGACTAAGCTCAATCTAAAAAGtatgacacaaataaaactgaaaacaaaattttattaactatgcgggactcgaacccgcgacctctcgcgttccgtgcgagcgctcattcctattgagccaaccgttcgagtgacgtatcgattagatataaaatcttgtatggtttgttcaactctcaagtaatggctttacaaattgtttagattcgcaagagcaacatctcaagtcaatttcataatatacaaatattggggttgagcaggtcatcaactcgagtcccgcatcgttcataaaattttgtttgcagttttatttgtgtaattaatcccagaagggatcactttaaaaacataacaaattgtctaaAGAGTATTAATCATGTTAACCTCACAATGCATTACTTACCTAAATCATCAGATCTACCACCCTGCAACCTCTTCAACTTTCTCAGTAGAACTAATCTGTCAACCTCGGTGTAAATATATCCGGGCACATTTGCTAAATGTTTAGTTTTGTAAATTACAAAGTTCGCTTCAATATTTGAGAAATATGCTGATGCACCTAGTGTCATGGCTCGAGCGCTGTGTTCAAAGTACTCTGGCACGTTTGTTAGACAGGGGGTATATACTTTGTCAAGAATAACTTGGCAAATCTGATGCGTTTCTTCGTACGTTTTTCGGCAGATATTGTACCTAAAACAGCAATTGGATTTAGTCAGCGGTGCATCACAGATATTTAGGCCACACGTAGCTAGCTTTTCGGTGTACCTACTCCTCAAATTAAACTCTCTTTTGACCAGGATAgcaggatttatttatttattcaaggtcgACCAACACAATACACAAgacaattcataagattgtatcataaatttcaaaaatcgtgttcctgcaattacaggtgaacacatcatgcacattaacatacaaacaatttagttgttaattatataaaagtaaattgaagtcctataacgctaacatgttaaaacaatataaaaagataaatttattccacaaatcattacaagccacaatacagtcacttcaatataatcactaaaatactatataggtacaatatattttgtcaatccgtttttaattaagtataaattaagtcattacattttattaatcaGAGTGTCAGGTTTCTCTTAAATTGTGCTACTGTATCTCCAAAAACATCTATAGATCGCTTGTTTGACATTATAGTGTTGTATTGACGCAACAGCCTATTCAGTGGGGAGTTAAATCCGAGATTAGAGTTTGCTCGATCAGGTATAAACGGTTTATATTTTGCCAGTTGAGGCGCTCTAGTTGGCATGTGAATATTTGTCTTGCTCAATAGCTGCGGTCAATCCAACATcccattaataattttatataaaaatatctgttcATGGATTTGCCTACGATCCTCCAAGgatatcattttataatttgctAGCCTGCTACTATAGCTGTTGAGATGTCTCGTTTTTAGGCGAAAGCTAATAATTTTTAGAAGTTTTTTTTGGATACTCTCAACGCgttgtatatatttgttataataagggTTCCAAACAGCAGAACAATACTCAATGCAACTTCTCACCAGCGCATTATATAGTACAATCAttgtttcagaatttttaaattccttgGTATTCCGCAGAACAAACCCAAGCATCTTAAAAGCCTTGGAAGTAATGTTATTTATGTGTTGGTCAAATCTTAGGTTGCTATCCAAAATCACTCCAAGATCCCGAATCTGCTCAACTTGCGTAAGAGGTGTATCACTTATTTTGTACACTATATCTTTACAGCTATTTAGCCTTTTTCTTGAAAATCTCAGATGAAAACATTTCTCAGCATTTAATACCATAAGGTTACATTTACACCAGTAAGCTAATCTATTTAAATCCTCCTGAAGCTTTTCAGAGTCGCTTATAGAATTCACACATCTGGCAATTTTTAAATCGTccgcaaataaataacattctgAATGATGGATATTTGTCCATAGgtcattaataaacaaattaaataaaataggatCGCTAAAGAAGTATTATTGTTTATTCCAGGATAATACTTCTCCACTCTTTATTAGAGCATTAGGGTTGTCACTCTTAATTCTTTAGGTAtcacataaaatactatttattataacgTTTATTTGGGTTCTATAATAATcgaatacatattatgtactaaTTTGAGTTGAATGAATTGATAGTATACATGCAAAATTGAGTAGTTAAATAATCTTCAGCTTAATGTTTTAATCTAATCAACTAAACAGCAGGGAAATTCAGTAATGCCACTTTAGAATTGTTACCCATCGTCAAAAAAACACGACCATCCAGAACCGAAAGCGAAGACTAAATATGgtcaaaatattatgtctatcAATTTGTATACAAACcgtgaattaaattaaaaataatataattaattaatgcccATTAAGAATTGGTTAAAACGGCTCTAACCAAAACTCAGAAGTGGATATTATTGGAAATACGGAAACCGCACCAGCTGTGGTTGTCTTGAGtttattttaatgagaaaagctaaaaaaatattataagatttacaCAAGAAAAAGCTGTATTCGAAAACTAAACGGAGGTACCTATACCTACGTCAGGGACGGTTGAAATCAAAATGTTAGTGTTTGTGAAAAAACTTACCTGTCTTTAATTCCCAGCATA
The genomic region above belongs to Leptidea sinapis chromosome 31, ilLepSina1.1, whole genome shotgun sequence and contains:
- the LOC126974196 gene encoding uncharacterized protein LOC126974196 isoform X1 — translated: MVSITLFHIPRGPTSHNLSIIAGGRAIAHQSLVEEVLDGLLSPEAYDTPSDDVKVEDLEMSLPQWFDEKKFNQGRRFFWDFCFAFAGSTMMGFIAVLSIPSIIQVLVQTQRSNSEYTSYKRYLSTHLHMLSWYSYELKPGSKSWRSLETVRKRHLRAGTTARLKNQGTVSQRDLSLTIFGFMGFAMLKPDEFQITQLKEGDLDAFVHFWGVIGSMLGIKDRYNICRKTYEETHQICQVILDKVYTPCLTNVPEYFEHSARAMTLGASAYFSNIEANFVIYKTKHLANVPGYIYTEVDRLVLLRKLKRLQGGRSDDLGVDANELVQKCGLISKQNNSYRLFMKDFATVENSPAYKQLPLISKFHLAFIQMALAFYSTFIGRALINCYYKVLLFLAEYLPTIAMWRYGLSNAFVNIFKETPKDDTPLKLNSDFYKHKDESCYQAMPVSLSK
- the LOC126974196 gene encoding uncharacterized protein LOC126974196 isoform X2 yields the protein MDISVEEVLDGLLSPEAYDTPSDDVKVEDLEMSLPQWFDEKKFNQGRRFFWDFCFAFAGSTMMGFIAVLSIPSIIQVLVQTQRSNSEYTSYKRYLSTHLHMLSWYSYELKPGSKSWRSLETVRKRHLRAGTTARLKNQGTVSQRDLSLTIFGFMGFAMLKPDEFQITQLKEGDLDAFVHFWGVIGSMLGIKDRYNICRKTYEETHQICQVILDKVYTPCLTNVPEYFEHSARAMTLGASAYFSNIEANFVIYKTKHLANVPGYIYTEVDRLVLLRKLKRLQGGRSDDLGVDANELVQKCGLISKQNNSYRLFMKDFATVENSPAYKQLPLISKFHLAFIQMALAFYSTFIGRALINCYYKVLLFLAEYLPTIAMWRYGLSNAFVNIFKETPKDDTPLKLNSDFYKHKDESCYQAMPVSLSK